The genomic region GAACGACAAGCTGCAGAACGGTAGAATCGGCAGCAGATGAGAATGGACATCTGGAAGCGAAGAGTGGATGGACACAGATATTCATCTATCCGGGCTATAAATTCAAAGTACTGGATTGTCTGATCACGAACTTCCATCTTCCAGAATCTACATTAATCATGCTGGTATCTGCGCTTGCAGGACGGGAGCACGTGCTTGCGGCTTATGAAGAGGCTGTGAAGGAGAGGTACCGGTTCTTTTCATTTGGGGATGCGATGTTTATTCAGTAGAGTTGCTATTTAATGCATTAAGCGGTTGATACCCGGCCGGAAGAAAAGGAAGAGAGTCCGCGATAATTAATTAAATAGAAAAAAGCCGCACATATTTATACTCCTTTGCATACCATAAATGCGAAGGAGCGTGATAATATGATCTATAAAGCAATCCAGGGACTTCCGCAGGCCCATGCCAGGATAAAAGGGAGCAAAGAATACCCTGATATTCGTGGAAATGTATATCTCTATGAAGTGTATAATGGCACAGTTCTTTTAGGAGAACTGACGGGAATCCCGGAGGAACTGGAGAAGAAATACGGAGGATTTTTTGGATTCCATATTCATGAAGGAAATGCGTGTACGGGAGATTCACAGGATCCATTTGCAGATACAAAAGGACACTATAATCCGGAAAAAGAAGAACATCCCAGACATGCAGGAGATCTGCCGCCGGTATTAAGTAATGATGGAACTGCATGGATGGAGATTTATACCGGAAGATTCTATCCAATGGATGTTGTCGGCAGGACGATCGTACTTCATGAGATGCCGGATGACTTCAAGACCCAGCCGTCCGGAGATTCGGGAATGAAGATTGCATGCGGTGAAATCAAAGCATGGGAACAAGAATGTAAGAACAAAAATGGTAACGAATAAGTGGAGAACCGTCATACAGATAATTTGACATGTAAGTATGAAAACGTTAAAATTGTTGGAGGAATGTAGAAAACTGCAGTCCTCCATTTTTGCGTCAGGGGATATTAAAAAAGCCAAAACCTCGCTCCCTGATGGAAAGGAGTCCATATGCCGAAAAAAGAATTAGCAAAAGGGTATACAACCGGAACCTGTGCACAGGCTGCAACGAGGGCAGCAATGCAGATGCTTTTTACAGGTGAAAAAGTAGAGCAGGTGTCGGTAGAACTGCCGCAGGGAGAAAAGCTGCAGCTGGATATCACGGATATACAGAGAAAATATACAGACAGGGAATTGCCGGATATGGTATCCTGTGCGGTCAAAAAAAACAGCGGAGATGATCCGGATATCACGAATGGAGTACTGGTTTACAGTCAGGTAGGGCTTTCTGAAACAGGACAGATTCATATTGATGGCGGGATCGGGGTAGGAAGAGTGACCAGGCCCGGACTGAATCAGCCGGTGGGAGAAGCCGCAATTAACCGTGTGCCAAGGCAGATGATAGGAAAAGAAGTAGAAGAAGCCTGTGAAGAGGTTGGCTATACCGGTGGAATTGATGTAGAGATTTCGATTCCGGAAGGGGCAAGACTGGCAAAAGAAACATTTAATCCAAGACTTGGAATAGAAGGAGGACTTTCAATACTTGGGACAACCGGTATTGTGAATCCGATGAGTGAACAGGCGCTGATCGATACCATTGAAGTAGAGATGAAGGTATGCCTTGCGGAAAAGTACAGGTATCTGATCATTGCACCGGGTAATTACGGATTGGATTTTCTGAAAGAACAGTATAGTATAGAAGAAAATGATGTGGTAAAATGTAGTAACTATATTGGTCAGACCATAGATATGGCGGTAGAACAGGATTGTAAAGGTGTCCTGCTGGTCGGACATATCGGGAAACTGATCAAGGTATCCGGCGGAATCATGAATACCCATTCCAGATGGGCAGACTGTCGGATGGATTTATTCGCCACGGCCGCATTGAGAGCGGGAATTGCCGGAGGGAAGGCAGTCGAATTTCTTGACTGTGTGACGACGGATGATGCATTGGAGAAATGCAGCGAGGAAGAACGAACACGCATTATGGAAAAAATCATGATGCGTATGGAGGAATATCTGAACTACCGGGGGAAAGGAGAGATACAGGTGGGAGCGGTCACGTTTTCCAATGTATACGGAATCCTTGGAAAGACAGAAAAAGCAGAAGAACTGATAGAAAGATTCAGAAAAGAACGAAATATACAATAGATACCAGAGTATGCAGGAGAAGTTGCTGGTGGCAGGTTCTTTGCAGGACAGGAAGGAGTCGGAAAATGATACATTTTGTGGGAGCAGGTCCGGGAGCCGAAGATCTGATCACGGTCCGTGGACAGCGTTATCTGGAGCAGGCTGATGTGGTGATCTATGCGGGATCACTGGTGAATCCGGGGCTGTTAAAGAGTACAAAGGAGACATGCGAGATATATAACAGTGCGAAGATGACACTGGAAGAAGTTCTGGAAGTGATGGAACAGGCAGAACGGGAACAGAAGATGACGGTTCGGCTGCATACAGGTGATCCGTGTCTGTACGGTGCAATACGGGAACAGATGGATCATCTGGATGAACTGGGAATTGCGTATGATTCCTGCCCGGGTGTCAGTTCCTTCTGCGGGGCAGCAGCGGCACTGAATCTGGAATATACACTTCCGGAGGTGTCACAGAGTGTTGTCATCACACGTATGGAAGGAAGAACACCGGTTCCGGCGAAGGAAAAGGTTGCAACGTTTGCAAGTCATAATGCGACGATGGTACTTTTCTTAAGTACAGGACTTCTGGAAAAGCTGGAAGGCCAGTTGATAGAAGGCGGTTATAAAGAAGACACGCCGGCAGCAATTGTATACAAGGCAACATGGCCGGAGGAAGAAAGTTACATCTGTACTGTCAGTACACTGGCAGAGACTGCGAAAGCACATGGAATTACAAAGACAGCATTGATCATCGTTGGAGATGTGGTGACACATCATACGTATGAACGTTCGAAACTGTATGATCCGGAATTCACCACCGAGTTCCGTCAGGGAGTAAAATAAGATGAAGATTGCAATGATCAGTTTTACCGGAAATGGAAGAAGACTGGAGAGATCTTTAGCACATGAACTGGAAAAAGAAGGACACCAGGTGCTGCAGGCGGTAAAATGCAAAGAACTGGAATCGGACAAGGATGCGGTAAAATGCAGTGCCGGAGAATGGACAGGTGAACAGTTCCGGACGCGGGATGTACTGATCTTTATTGGAGCAGTACAGATTGCCGTGCGCTTGATCGCATCTTTTATAGGATCAAAGACAACAGATCCGGCGGTACTGGTACTGGATGAGAAAGGACAATATTGTATCCCAATCCTGTCCGGGCACATTGGCGGAGCAAATGAGATGGCTGAAAGAATTGCAGAGATGGCAGGAGCACTGCCTGTGATCACAACAGCTACAGATATCCGGGGAAAATGGGCAATAGATGTATTTGCCAGAAAGAATCATCTTTATATAGAAGATATGCAGAAGGCAAAGCAAATTTCGGCAAAGATTCTGGAAGGAAAGACAGTCGTGGCCGCGATTGAGAGCGGAAGAGATTCGATAGAGGGTACTGTGCCGGAAGAAGTGAAGATCGTACCGGAAACCTATGAGAATCCAGATATCTATATCGGGATATATGAACGAAAATTAAGCAGTCATGTATTAAGGCTGATACCACAACGGATCACGGTGGGAATCGGCTGCAGACGGGGGACATCCGCAGAGCAGATAGAACAGCTGGTGGATAAGATACTGAAAGAATCACATATTAATAAGAAAAGTATTGGCAGGATCGCAAGCATTGATCTAAAAAAAGACGAAGAGGGATTGCTTACATTTTGCAACAAATATAACATAGAGCCGGAATTTTATCCGGCAGAAGAATTAAAAAAAGTAGAAGGAGAATTCAGTGTTTCTACATTTGTAAAAAAGGTTACCGGAGTGGATAATGTATGTGAAAGAAGTGCTGTATATACAGGTGGTACACTGCGGATCAGAAAACAGGCAGAAAATGGTGTGACAGCAGCATTTGCCTGGGATAATTGGAGGGTGAAGTTTGAATAAGGTATATGTGATAGGAATGGGACCGGGGGCATATGAACAGATGACGTTGAAAGCAGTCCGGACGCTGGAAAAATGTGATGTGATCGTCGGATATACCGTATATATCGAATTATTAAAAGAATATTTTCCGGATAAGAGATATTTGACAACGTCCATGAGACAGGAGGCAGCACGGTGCAGGATGGCATTCGAAGAGGCAGCAAAAGGAGCTGTAACGGCAATGGTATGCAGCGGAGATGCCGGGATATACGGAATGGCAGGACTGATGTATGAAATCGGTGAGGAATATCCGGAAGTCGTGATCGAAGTAATCCCGGGAGTGACAGCGGCACTGGGAGGTTCTGCGGTACTTGGAGCAGCAGTCGGACATGATGTCAGTCTGATCAGTTTAAGTGATCTTTTGACACCGTGGGAATTGATCGAAGAAAGGCTTCGCTGTGCGGCAAAAGCTGATTTTGTGATCTGCCTTTATAATCCGTCCAGCAGGAAACGCAGTACCTATCTTGCAAAAGCATGTGAGATCATGCTGGAATATAAGGCGGAAGATACCGTCTGCGGAATAGTGAAAAACATTGCCCGCGAGGGAGAAACAATGCAGACACTGACACTGAAAGAATTAAAAGAGACAACAGTAGATATGTTCTCTACTGTATTTATCGGAAATAAACAGACAAAAGTAATTCGGGAAAAAATGGTTACACCAAGGGGATATCGTATATGAAAGACAAAAAGATTCTATTATATGCAGGGACAACAGAAGGAAGAAAATTAGCATCTTATCTCGGAAGAAGAGGCGTAAGACTGCACGTCTGTGTGGCAACCGCTTATGGGGAGAGTCTGCTTCCGGAAGAGAAGAATATAACGGTGACACACGACCGGATGGACAGTGGGCAGATGGGCGAGTTTATGAGGGTGTTTGAGCCGGATTATGTGATCGATGCAACACATCCATATGCCAAAGAAGTGACCAAAAACTTGAAAAGTGCCTGCGAGGTTATGCAGGTTCCGTATTTAAGACTGGTCAGGGGAAGTGAAGAGACCAAAGAAAGCATCTGTGTGGAAAATATGGATGAAGCGATAAAGTATCTGGAAAAAACAGAAGGAAATATTCTGGTAACAACAGGAAGCAAGGAGCTGGAATCCTATACAAGACTGACGGATTACGAAAGCCGGGTATATGCGCGCGTTCTGTCTATTGGCCAGGTGGCAGTTAATTGTGAAGAACTTGGATTCTCCGGACGTCATCTCATCTGTATGCAGGGACCGTTTTCTACGGAAATGAATCGTGCCATGTTAAAGGAATATGATATTGCTTATATGGTAACGAAAGAATCAGGACTTGCAGGTGGATACCCGCAGAAATGTCAGGCTGCACTAGAAGCCGGTGTGAAAATGGTTGTGATCGGAAGACCGGAAGAAGAAGAGGGAATGAATTTTGAAGAAATGTCCAAATTCCTTCAGAAAGAACTGGAACTGGATAATCACTGGAAAGTTACACTGGTGGGAATCGGTGCAGGTGCCAGAGACCAGGTTACACTGGAAGCAAAAAGATGCTGTCAGGAAGCAGAACTTCTGATCGGAGCAGGCAGGATGATCGAGGCAGTGGCAGAAGTCGGACAGACCATATATGAAGCATACCGCCCGGATGAGATCATTTCTTATATCAAAGAAAATCCGGAATATGAAAATGTAACGATTGCGTTGTCCGGTGATACAGGATTTTACAGCGGTGCGAAGAAGATTCTGGAATTGACGAAAGATGACCCACAGATTGAGACAAAAGTGGTGCCTGGAGTGTCATCCATCATATATTTTGCATCAAAGCTTGGCGTAACATGGGAGGATGCGGCACTAGTAAGCCTGCATGGAAGAAAAGAAAATCTGATGGCGGTCATTAAGGAGAATAAAAAGGTATTCGCCCTTGTAAGTAATGCAGAAGAGATCCGTCAGATCCTGACAAAAATGACGGAATATGGAATGGGCGAAGTAACAGTCAGGATCGGGACAGAACTTTCTTATAAGAATGAAGAGATTCAGACAGGAACAGCAAGATCACTGCTTCATTACAAAGGAGAGAATCTGGCGGTCCTTTATATTGAAAATGAATCCGGCGGCGAAAGCCCGGTGATTCCGGCAATTCCGGATGATACATTTGTACGTGGCGATGTACCGATGACCAAGGAAGAAGTAAGAAGCATTTCGATTGCTAAACTTAAGATTAAGAAGGATGCAGTTGTATATGATGTCGGAGCAGGAACAGGCTCTATTTCCGTAGAGGCCGCCATGGTTGCAACGCAAGGTAACGTCTATGCAATCGAACAGAAAGTGGAGGCGCAGGAACTGATCCGTGAAAATGCAAGGCGGATGCACGTGGATAATCTGCATGTGATAGAAGGTATGGCGCCGGAGGCACTGGAAGAACTGCCGGCACCTGATTGCGTATTTATCGGGGGCAGTAAAGGAAAGTTGTATGAAATCCTGGATGCTATCCGGAAGAAGAACCCATTTGTACGGGTGGTGCTCAATGCAATCTCACTCGAGACGATGATGCAGGTGTTAAAATATACGGAAGAGAATGAGATAGAAGAGGCAGAAGTCATTCAGGTAGCGGTAAGCCGTGCGAAAAAAGTGGGCAGTTATCATATGATGAATGGACAGAATCCGATCTATGTGATCAGCTTTACGAGCAGACCGGCAAAAAAGGAAGCAGATCCGGAAAATGAAGACGATTTCGTTCTGGAAGAAATCAATCTGGACGAGGTGGAACCGGAAGATATGACCGGAGATATTGTGGAGGATATTACGAAAGTGATCTCTGTAGGGGATCTGACACCGGAGAAAATCCGGGAAGAAATGGAGGAATCTGAGTAATGAAACTTCCTAGAATTCTGATTACTGCGATGAGAAGTGGCGCAGGTAAAACCATGCTGACCTGCGGAATATTGAAAGCAATGAAGATGCAGGAGATAAATCCTGCGTCTTTTAAGTGCGGGCCGGATTACATTGATCCAATGTTCCACAAGACTGTGATTGGCATCAGCAGCTATAATCTGGATTCCTTTTTGTGTGGAGAAAATGGAGTCAGAGAGATCCTGAAAAAAAATGGTGCCGGAGCAGATATTTCCGTAATGGAAGGTGTTATGGGATACTATGATGGGATCGCAGGGATTTCTTCAGAGGCGAGTGCTTATGATATTGCCAGAATTACCGATACCCCGGCTGTGATGATCCTGGACTGTAAAGGACTAAGCGTGTCTGCAGTGCCGTGTATCCAGGGGTTTTTGCATTATAAAGAAGACAGCCGTATCAAAGGCGTAATTCTGAACCGTTTGTCTCCGATGATGTATGGAAGAATGAAAGAGATGATCGAGGTGCAGACAGGAATCAAGGTCTACGGCTATGTTCCGGTTATGAAAGATTGTGCACTGGAGAGCCGTTATCTGGGACTGAAGCTTCCAAAAGAACGAAAAGATACGGAAGACAAACTCACAAGACTGGGAGAACAGATTCTGAAAAGTGTAGATATCGCAGGCCTTCTGGAACTGGCAGAAAATGCACCGGAGCTGCAGGAAAAGAAAACGCAAGGATATACATCAGAAATGGTAGAAAATTTGGCAGAAAATGCACAGTATAGTACAGAATCGGTTAGAACAAAAGATACGGTACGGATCGGGCTTGCAAGTGACGATGCATTCTGTTTTTTCTATCAGGATAATCTGGAACTGCTGCAGGAGATGGGAGCGGAACTGATTCCTTTTTCTCCTCTTTACGATAAGCAGATTCCGGAAAATCTGTCGGGACTTTTGTTCTATGGCGGTTATCCGGAACTATATGCAGAAGAACTAAGTAAAAATGAGTCAATGAAGACGAGTATTAAAAAAGCATTGAACGGCGGAATGCCATGTATCGCGGAGTGTGGAGGATTCATGTACCTGCAGGAATATATCAGAGATGAAAGCGGCACAGAATTTCCAATGGTTGGATTTTTAGAAGGGAAAAGTTATCCGACAGGTTCCTTAAAGCGATTCGGCTATGTTACCCTGACAGGGGGAAGAATATTCGGTAAAGAAGCAGGAGGTATCCCGGCACATGAATTTCATTATTATGATTCAGAAGTATGCGGGGAAGCATTTCTGGCGGAAAAACCAATGTCAAACCGTTCGTGGAAATGCATGATCAGTACCGATACGGTACTGGCAGGATATCCGCATATTCATTATTATGGAAATGAAAAGATTCCGGAGAACTTTCTGGAACAATGCAGAAGATGCAGGGAACAAGAGAAAAGAGCTAGGGAAAGAGATAGAACATAGAGAACAGAGAGGATAAAAGCATGGCAGAGCAAAGTTTAGAACAACTGGAACAGGAATTCCATCAGATCGTATCGGGCATTCATCCGGCAGATGTAGTAACGAAAGGAAATGCGCAGAAAAAGTGGAACTCCATTGCGAAACCGTTACACAGTCTGGGAAAACTAGAAGATCATATTATGCAGATTGCGGCACTGACCGGCGATACAGACGTGAATCTGAACCGGAAGGCGCTGATCGTGATGTGTGCGGATAACGGAGTGGTAGAAGAAGGTGTAACGCAGACAGGACAGGAAGTAACTGCAATTGTTGCAGAGAATTTTCTGACATGTAATACCAGTGCGGCGATCATGTGTAAAAAAGCCGGTGTAGACATCTTTCCCATCGATATCGGTATGGCAGCGGATACAAAAGTCCCAAGATATAAAACGGCAAATGGAACCGCAAATATGACCAAAGGTCCGGCTATGACAAGAATGCAGGCGTTACAGGCAATCTTAACCGGGATCCATCAGGTGAAGGAAAAGAAGGAAGCCGGATATAAGATCATTGCTACCGGAGAGATGGGAATCGGAAATACGACGACCAGCAGTGCTGTGGCTTCCGTACTTCTGGGAGACGAACCGGCAGAGATAACGGGACGGGGAGCAGGACTGACGAACGAAGGATTGGAAAGAAAAATACACGCGATCGAGAAGGCGATAGCGGTCAATCGTCCGAAATGGGATGATCCGGTGGATGTACTGGCAAAAGTAGGCGGATTCGATCTGGCGGGAATCACCGGACTCTATCTGGGAGGTGCTGTATATCGAATCCCGATTGTAGTTGATGGATTTATCTCAGCGGTTGCGGCACTTGCGGCCGTCAGAATCTGTGAGTGGGTCAAAGATGCGATGATTGTGTCACATGTCTCGAAAGAACCTGGAATGCAAAAGATCCTGAAAGAGTTACACATGGATGCACCATTGCATGCAGATATGTGCCTGGGTGAGGGAACCGGAGCTGTGGCATATCTTCCGGTGCTGGATCTTGCGGCAGAAGTGTATGGACGGATGAGTACATTTTCAGAAAATGACATCGAAGATTATAAAGAATTAGGTGAGAAAGAATGATACATCTGGTGACAGGCGGAAGCGGAAGCGGTAAATCTGAGTATGCGGAGAACTGGCTGACAGGCAGAAATAAGAAGGATGGTACTTACATATATATTGCAACCATGCAGCCATACACAGAAGAAACGATGAAAAAGATTGAAAGACATCACAGGCTGAGAGCCGGAAAAGGATTCCGGACATTGGAAAAATATACAGATCTATCAGAACTTGAGATACCAAAGAATCAGGGAATCCTTCTGGAGTGCATATCGAATCTGGTGGCCAATGAGCTTTACAGAGAAGATGGGACATTGAATGATTTAAAAGAAACAAAAGAAAAAGTATTGGCAGGAGTACGCAGACTGAGCAATTCTACGACACGTCTTGTAATTGTTACAAATGAAGTGAACGCAGATATAAACAGCTATAGCGAAGAGACGGAAAAATATCGGGAATGCATCGGAATGGTGAATCAAAGTCTTGCAGAGCTTGCAGATATAGTAACGGAAGTTGTGTATGGAATTCCGGTATGCATTCGTAAGGAGCAAAAGAAGTATGAAGAGTATAAAAAGAATATGGAATAGTTTCAAAATTGCGTTTTCTATGTACAGCAGGATTCCGATGCCGCGCAGCGAATGGACAGATGAAAATAAATCGTATGCAATGTGTTTTTTTCCATGGATCGGTGCAGTGATCGGACTTTTGTCTTATGGAGTGTTTCGGTTTTCAAAATGGTTTGATGGGAATGGAGGAGGAAATTATTCCTTATTTTTTGTAATATTTCTGATCCTGATCCCGGTATTTATTACGGGAGGAATTCATCTGGACGGATTTCTGGATACACAGGATGCGCTGAGTTCCTGGCAGACGAAAGAGCGTCGTCTGGAAATACTGAAAGATTCCCACGCAGGAGCATTTGCTATCATTTCATGTACCATCTATTTTCTGATGTATATTGGCGTGTATTCTTGTCTGAGTGTACGGAGTATGGAAGTGATCGCATATAGCTTCATGCTATCAAGAACATTGAGTGGACTGTCTGTAGTTACATTTCCACAGGCAAGGAAGAAAGGTATGGTGGCAGATTTTTCGGAAAGTGCATCGACCAGAATTACAAGAATGGTATTGGGCATTTATCTGATTGTACTGTGTTTCCTGATTCCACTGACCGGAGGGATCTGCGGAATCGGATGTGTGATCTCGGCAGGCGTGGTATTTGGATATTATTACCGGATGGCGATGAAGAATTTCGGCGGTGTGACCGGGGATCTGTGTGGATATTTCCTGCAGGTATGTGAACTTGTGATGGCGCTTGTCGTGGTAGTAGTGGATATCATAGTAAAAAGCGGAATCATCAAATGATGAACAGGCTGGATAAAAGTGTGGAAAGAATGAAGAAAACAAGTGGCAGAAAGAAAACAGCAGAGAAATAGTAGAAAATAACAGAAAGATGAAAATACAGGATTGGAGGAAGGAAAAGAAGTCATGATCATGATAATAGGCGGCGCATATCAGGGAAAACTTGCATTCGCAAAGAAAATCTACCCAGATGTCACATGGGCAGACGGTGCGGTATGTACGGAAGAA from Dorea longicatena harbors:
- a CDS encoding bifunctional adenosylcobinamide kinase/adenosylcobinamide-phosphate guanylyltransferase, which translates into the protein MIHLVTGGSGSGKSEYAENWLTGRNKKDGTYIYIATMQPYTEETMKKIERHHRLRAGKGFRTLEKYTDLSELEIPKNQGILLECISNLVANELYREDGTLNDLKETKEKVLAGVRRLSNSTTRLVIVTNEVNADINSYSEETEKYRECIGMVNQSLAELADIVTEVVYGIPVCIRKEQKKYEEYKKNME
- the cobT gene encoding nicotinate-nucleotide--dimethylbenzimidazole phosphoribosyltransferase: MAEQSLEQLEQEFHQIVSGIHPADVVTKGNAQKKWNSIAKPLHSLGKLEDHIMQIAALTGDTDVNLNRKALIVMCADNGVVEEGVTQTGQEVTAIVAENFLTCNTSAAIMCKKAGVDIFPIDIGMAADTKVPRYKTANGTANMTKGPAMTRMQALQAILTGIHQVKEKKEAGYKIIATGEMGIGNTTTSSAVASVLLGDEPAEITGRGAGLTNEGLERKIHAIEKAIAVNRPKWDDPVDVLAKVGGFDLAGITGLYLGGAVYRIPIVVDGFISAVAALAAVRICEWVKDAMIVSHVSKEPGMQKILKELHMDAPLHADMCLGEGTGAVAYLPVLDLAAEVYGRMSTFSENDIEDYKELGEKE
- a CDS encoding cobyrinate a,c-diamide synthase, translated to MKLPRILITAMRSGAGKTMLTCGILKAMKMQEINPASFKCGPDYIDPMFHKTVIGISSYNLDSFLCGENGVREILKKNGAGADISVMEGVMGYYDGIAGISSEASAYDIARITDTPAVMILDCKGLSVSAVPCIQGFLHYKEDSRIKGVILNRLSPMMYGRMKEMIEVQTGIKVYGYVPVMKDCALESRYLGLKLPKERKDTEDKLTRLGEQILKSVDIAGLLELAENAPELQEKKTQGYTSEMVENLAENAQYSTESVRTKDTVRIGLASDDAFCFFYQDNLELLQEMGAELIPFSPLYDKQIPENLSGLLFYGGYPELYAEELSKNESMKTSIKKALNGGMPCIAECGGFMYLQEYIRDESGTEFPMVGFLEGKSYPTGSLKRFGYVTLTGGRIFGKEAGGIPAHEFHYYDSEVCGEAFLAEKPMSNRSWKCMISTDTVLAGYPHIHYYGNEKIPENFLEQCRRCREQEKRARERDRT
- the cobK gene encoding precorrin-6A reductase — protein: MKDKKILLYAGTTEGRKLASYLGRRGVRLHVCVATAYGESLLPEEKNITVTHDRMDSGQMGEFMRVFEPDYVIDATHPYAKEVTKNLKSACEVMQVPYLRLVRGSEETKESICVENMDEAIKYLEKTEGNILVTTGSKELESYTRLTDYESRVYARVLSIGQVAVNCEELGFSGRHLICMQGPFSTEMNRAMLKEYDIAYMVTKESGLAGGYPQKCQAALEAGVKMVVIGRPEEEEGMNFEEMSKFLQKELELDNHWKVTLVGIGAGARDQVTLEAKRCCQEAELLIGAGRMIEAVAEVGQTIYEAYRPDEIISYIKENPEYENVTIALSGDTGFYSGAKKILELTKDDPQIETKVVPGVSSIIYFASKLGVTWEDAALVSLHGRKENLMAVIKENKKVFALVSNAEEIRQILTKMTEYGMGEVTVRIGTELSYKNEEIQTGTARSLLHYKGENLAVLYIENESGGESPVIPAIPDDTFVRGDVPMTKEEVRSISIAKLKIKKDAVVYDVGAGTGSISVEAAMVATQGNVYAIEQKVEAQELIRENARRMHVDNLHVIEGMAPEALEELPAPDCVFIGGSKGKLYEILDAIRKKNPFVRVVLNAISLETMMQVLKYTEENEIEEAEVIQVAVSRAKKVGSYHMMNGQNPIYVISFTSRPAKKEADPENEDDFVLEEINLDEVEPEDMTGDIVEDITKVISVGDLTPEKIREEMEESE
- the cobM gene encoding precorrin-4 C(11)-methyltransferase, with the translated sequence MIHFVGAGPGAEDLITVRGQRYLEQADVVIYAGSLVNPGLLKSTKETCEIYNSAKMTLEEVLEVMEQAEREQKMTVRLHTGDPCLYGAIREQMDHLDELGIAYDSCPGVSSFCGAAAALNLEYTLPEVSQSVVITRMEGRTPVPAKEKVATFASHNATMVLFLSTGLLEKLEGQLIEGGYKEDTPAAIVYKATWPEEESYICTVSTLAETAKAHGITKTALIIVGDVVTHHTYERSKLYDPEFTTEFRQGVK
- the cbiD gene encoding cobalt-precorrin-5B (C(1))-methyltransferase CbiD yields the protein MPKKELAKGYTTGTCAQAATRAAMQMLFTGEKVEQVSVELPQGEKLQLDITDIQRKYTDRELPDMVSCAVKKNSGDDPDITNGVLVYSQVGLSETGQIHIDGGIGVGRVTRPGLNQPVGEAAINRVPRQMIGKEVEEACEEVGYTGGIDVEISIPEGARLAKETFNPRLGIEGGLSILGTTGIVNPMSEQALIDTIEVEMKVCLAEKYRYLIIAPGNYGLDFLKEQYSIEENDVVKCSNYIGQTIDMAVEQDCKGVLLVGHIGKLIKVSGGIMNTHSRWADCRMDLFATAALRAGIAGGKAVEFLDCVTTDDALEKCSEEERTRIMEKIMMRMEEYLNYRGKGEIQVGAVTFSNVYGILGKTEKAEELIERFRKERNIQ
- a CDS encoding cobalt-precorrin 5A hydrolase; the protein is MKIAMISFTGNGRRLERSLAHELEKEGHQVLQAVKCKELESDKDAVKCSAGEWTGEQFRTRDVLIFIGAVQIAVRLIASFIGSKTTDPAVLVLDEKGQYCIPILSGHIGGANEMAERIAEMAGALPVITTATDIRGKWAIDVFARKNHLYIEDMQKAKQISAKILEGKTVVAAIESGRDSIEGTVPEEVKIVPETYENPDIYIGIYERKLSSHVLRLIPQRITVGIGCRRGTSAEQIEQLVDKILKESHINKKSIGRIASIDLKKDEEGLLTFCNKYNIEPEFYPAEELKKVEGEFSVSTFVKKVTGVDNVCERSAVYTGGTLRIRKQAENGVTAAFAWDNWRVKFE
- a CDS encoding superoxide dismutase family protein, yielding MIYKAIQGLPQAHARIKGSKEYPDIRGNVYLYEVYNGTVLLGELTGIPEELEKKYGGFFGFHIHEGNACTGDSQDPFADTKGHYNPEKEEHPRHAGDLPPVLSNDGTAWMEIYTGRFYPMDVVGRTIVLHEMPDDFKTQPSGDSGMKIACGEIKAWEQECKNKNGNE
- the cobJ gene encoding precorrin-3B C(17)-methyltransferase, giving the protein MNKVYVIGMGPGAYEQMTLKAVRTLEKCDVIVGYTVYIELLKEYFPDKRYLTTSMRQEAARCRMAFEEAAKGAVTAMVCSGDAGIYGMAGLMYEIGEEYPEVVIEVIPGVTAALGGSAVLGAAVGHDVSLISLSDLLTPWELIEERLRCAAKADFVICLYNPSSRKRSTYLAKACEIMLEYKAEDTVCGIVKNIAREGETMQTLTLKELKETTVDMFSTVFIGNKQTKVIREKMVTPRGYRI
- a CDS encoding adenosylcobinamide-GDP ribazoletransferase, encoding MKSIKRIWNSFKIAFSMYSRIPMPRSEWTDENKSYAMCFFPWIGAVIGLLSYGVFRFSKWFDGNGGGNYSLFFVIFLILIPVFITGGIHLDGFLDTQDALSSWQTKERRLEILKDSHAGAFAIISCTIYFLMYIGVYSCLSVRSMEVIAYSFMLSRTLSGLSVVTFPQARKKGMVADFSESASTRITRMVLGIYLIVLCFLIPLTGGICGIGCVISAGVVFGYYYRMAMKNFGGVTGDLCGYFLQVCELVMALVVVVVDIIVKSGIIK